In the genome of Deltaproteobacteria bacterium, one region contains:
- a CDS encoding trypsin-like peptidase domain-containing protein produces MKRPVGVAAVLAVFAGLLLPAIATRAAEASEARVTPVVKAVREIAPSVVNISTEQDAATGGPFSGLRDPMWDKFFKDYFERYRPNDRPESSLGSGLIIDPTGYILTNEHVILRASRVKVTLQDGRTFNARVVGSEPARDLAVLKIDSDKPFPTARLGDSSDIMIGETVVAIGNPFGLSNTVTTGVISASERTIRTDASRVYVDFLQTDASINPGNSGGPLLNLDGEVIGITTAVYGQAQGIGFAIPINSARRIVDDLIQYGKVHYGWFGIRIKDIPTRVRQSLGYNGIARIYVSMVFPDSPAAKAGVQEGDLIESVGTHKAPAVDAYRSIILGYTVGTPVDFALSRNNEPRTITVTPTGFPKSMVDPYAWTLLGLEVKPASASEAKALRLPGGKGLMIRRVKSGSAAEKIGIRAGDGLLAIDSRELRDEDDFASAVAALRLKSSSVVLVQRGPYAYYISLELP; encoded by the coding sequence ATGAAACGTCCGGTCGGCGTCGCGGCGGTGCTCGCCGTCTTCGCGGGCCTGTTGCTGCCTGCCATCGCCACGCGCGCGGCGGAGGCGAGCGAGGCGCGCGTGACGCCGGTGGTCAAGGCGGTCCGTGAGATCGCTCCGTCGGTCGTCAATATTTCCACCGAACAGGACGCGGCGACGGGTGGACCGTTTTCAGGCTTGCGCGACCCGATGTGGGACAAGTTTTTCAAGGACTATTTCGAGCGCTATCGCCCCAACGACCGGCCTGAATCCTCGCTGGGCAGCGGCTTGATCATCGACCCCACGGGCTACATTCTCACGAACGAACACGTCATCCTGCGCGCGAGCCGCGTGAAAGTGACGTTGCAGGACGGGCGAACATTCAATGCCCGCGTCGTGGGCTCCGAGCCCGCCCGCGACCTCGCCGTGCTCAAAATCGACTCGGACAAGCCGTTTCCCACGGCGCGGCTGGGCGACAGTTCCGACATCATGATCGGCGAGACGGTTGTCGCCATCGGCAACCCCTTCGGCCTGTCCAACACCGTCACGACGGGCGTCATTTCCGCGTCGGAGCGCACGATCCGCACCGACGCGAGCCGCGTTTACGTGGACTTCCTGCAGACCGACGCGTCGATCAATCCGGGCAACTCGGGCGGACCGCTGCTGAACCTCGACGGCGAGGTCATCGGCATCACGACCGCCGTGTACGGCCAGGCGCAGGGCATCGGCTTCGCGATCCCGATCAACTCCGCCCGCCGCATCGTCGACGACCTCATCCAGTACGGGAAGGTCCACTACGGTTGGTTCGGAATCCGGATCAAGGACATCCCCACGCGCGTGCGCCAGAGTCTCGGTTACAACGGCATCGCCCGCATCTACGTCTCGATGGTCTTTCCCGATTCCCCCGCGGCGAAGGCCGGCGTGCAGGAAGGCGATCTGATCGAGTCGGTCGGCACGCACAAGGCCCCCGCCGTCGACGCCTACCGCAGCATCATTCTCGGCTACACGGTCGGCACGCCGGTCGATTTCGCCCTCTCCCGCAATAACGAGCCGCGCACCATCACGGTGACCCCCACGGGCTTCCCCAAGTCGATGGTCGATCCCTATGCGTGGACGCTGCTCGGCCTCGAGGTGAAACCGGCGAGCGCGTCCGAAGCAAAGGCGCTTCGACTTCCGGGCGGAAAGGGGTTGATGATCCGCCGCGTCAAATCGGGCTCCGCGGCGGAGAAGATCGGCATCCGCGCGGGAGACGGTTTGCTCGCGATCGACAGCCGCGAACTGCGCGACGAAGACGATTTTGCCTCGGCCGTGGCCGCACTGCGTCTCAAGAGTTCGTCCGTCGTGCTCGTGCAGCGCGGACCTTACGCCTACTACATCTCGCTCGAACTGCCCTGA
- a CDS encoding 2-oxoacid:acceptor oxidoreductase family protein, translating to MLEIRFHGRGGQGAVTSAELLAHAAIAEGKFAQSFPSFGPERRGAPVLAFARIDEQKIYLREQVYEPDLVIVLDAALLDIVKVDEGVKEGGVIVVNTGENPDELRARYGYTRRVATVNAQTIAIEVLKRPIVNTTMLGGAIRAKGMVALESLKHPLEERFGALAARNFLVMQRAFDELKMGA from the coding sequence ATGTTGGAAATACGGTTTCACGGGCGCGGCGGCCAAGGCGCCGTGACGAGCGCCGAACTTCTCGCCCACGCCGCGATCGCAGAAGGCAAATTCGCTCAGTCCTTCCCCAGCTTCGGGCCCGAGCGCCGCGGTGCGCCCGTGCTCGCGTTTGCGCGGATCGACGAGCAGAAGATCTACCTGCGCGAGCAGGTGTACGAGCCCGATCTGGTCATCGTGCTCGACGCGGCCCTGCTCGACATCGTCAAGGTGGACGAGGGCGTCAAGGAAGGCGGAGTCATCGTCGTCAACACCGGCGAGAACCCGGACGAGCTGCGCGCGCGCTACGGGTATACGCGGCGGGTGGCGACGGTGAACGCGCAGACCATCGCGATCGAGGTCCTCAAGCGGCCGATCGTCAACACGACCATGCTCGGCGGCGCGATCCGTGCCAAGGGCATGGTGGCCCTCGAATCGCTCAAGCACCCGCTCGAAGAGCGATTCGGCGCACTGGCCGCGCGGAATTTCCTCGTCATGCAGCGCGCTTTTGACGAACTCAAGATGGGAGCCTGA